TGCCGCCACTCGTGTCGAGGACGGCGTTATTTCGCCCGGAGGAGTGGGATTTGATATCAATTGCGGAGTACGAATGTTGGTTACTTCTCTGGAAGAGAAAGAAGTCAGACCAGTGCTTGATAGACTCCTGCGGGTTCTTTTTAGGAATATTCCCTCTGGTGTAGGTTCGGAAGGACGTATTTCTTTTTCGGTGAGTGAACTGAGGAAAGTTATGGAGCAAGGTGCGCAATACATTGTGAAAAGAGGATGGGGTCTTCCTGAGGATACGGAGTGTACTGAAGAGCAGGGTGCTATGCCCGGTGCCAATCCCGATAAAGTGAGTCAGAAAGCGATTGAACGAGGTAAAGACCAGCTGGGGTCTCTTGGTTCGGGGAATCACTTTTTAGAAATTGAGGTAGTGGAAACAGTTTTTAGACCTGATGTGGCCGAGATGTTTGGTCTTTTTAAGAGTCAGGTTGTGGTCATGATCCACACAGGATCCAGGGGGTTTGGGCATCAGATTTGCACTGATAGCCTGAACGTGATGCAGAGTGCTATGCGCAAGTATGGCATTTCTCTTCCTGACCGACAGTTGGCCTGTGCCCCTTTTAATAGTGAGGAAGGCAAGGCTTATTTTGAGAGCATGGTATGTGCTGCAAATTTCGCCTGGGCTAACCGCCAGCTTATTACCCACTGGGTTAGAGAGTCGTTTGAGGAAGTTTTTGGAAAATCTGCTCAAGAGCTGGGCATCAGAGTTCTTTATGATGTGGCACATAACATAGCAAAACTTGAAGAACACGAAGTTGAAGGAGAAAAGGCTAAAGTGGTGGTCCACCGCAAGGGAGCTACTCGTGCTTTTGGTCCAGAGCATCCGGTGTTGCCTCAACGCTACCGGAATATTGGCCAGCCGGTTTTGATACCTGGTGATATGGGGACAGGGTCTTTTGTGCTGGTCGGTACCGAAAGAGCAATGCAGGAAACCTTTGGTTCTACCTGTCATGGAGCGGGTAGGATGATGAGCCGTTCCGAAGCAGACCGCAGGTCACGAGGTAGAGACATAGCTCAGGAGATGGAGGCCAAAGGAGTACTGGTGCTTGCTGAAAGCAAGGCGACGCTTCGTGAGGAAATACCAGAAGCCTATAAGGATGTTTCGCAAGTTGTAGAGGTGGTTGACCGGGCGGGTCTTTCCAGGAAGGTGGTTTATGCTCGTCCTTTGGGCGTCATTAAGGGGTAGGAGGTGGTAGCGTGCTGGATTGGAAATGGGCCAGGGAACATCCTGAGGTGGTCGAAGAAAGTTTGCGTAAAAGGGGCATGGAGCCAGAACTTTTTAGAGAGCTTGTTGGTATTGACGAACGCCGAAGGAGCTTGCAACAAGAAGTGGACGCACTTCGAGCAGAGCGCAACCGCCTTTCGAAGCAGATTGGGCAGTACAAAAGGGAAGGGCACGACCCCTCCCAGCTTCTTGCTGAAGTCCAGGAAATTTCTGAAAAAGTAAAAGAGTTGGAGACCCTTTTAAAAGAAGTTGAGGAAGAATGGAAGGCGAAATTGCTTTTGCTCCCCAATCTCCCCCATGAGAGCGTTCCAGTTGGCAGGGATGAGGCAGATAATCAGGAAGTAAAACGGTGGGGCGAAATACCTGCTTTCACATTTCAACCCCGCCCTCACTGGGAAATTGGTGAAGGGTTAGGCATTATTGACTTTGAACGGGCTGCTAAAATTGCTTCCTCCCGTTTTGCTGTTTTGTGGAAGGCTGGTGCCATGCTGGAGCGAGCATTGATAAATTTTATGCTTGATGTTCATACTCAAAAACACGGTTACACAGAGGTTTTTCCGCCTTTTCTGGTCAATACCCAGGCTATGATTGGCACCGGGCAGTTGCCAAAATTTTACGAGGACCTGTATCACTGTCAGGACGACCTGCACCTTATACCTACAGCAGAGGTTCCGGTAACCAATCTTCATAGCAACGAAATTCTTAGAGAGGAAGATTTACCGCTCCGTTACGTAGCATACAGTGCCTGCTTTCGAAGAGAGGCTGGCTCCTACGGCAAGGATGTGAGAGGACTGATTCGGCAACACCAGTTCAACAAAGTGGAACTGGTTAAGTTTACTCGCCCTGAAGAATCGTATCAGGAATTGGAAACCTTGCTACAGGATGCAGAGGAAATTCTACGGCTTCTTGGATTGCCTTATCGAGTGGTGGTTTTATGTACTGGTGATTTGGGTTTTGCTGCTGCTAAAACATACGATATAGAAGTGTGGATTCCCTCTCAAAACAGGTATCGTGAAATTTCTTCCTGTAGCAATTTCGAAGATTTTCAGGCTCGACGTGCCAATATTCGTTACCGTTTGAAAAATGGAAGTTTGGGCTATGTGCATACTCTGAATGGTTCTGGTCTGGCAGTTGGCAGAACCCTGGTGGCCATCCTTGAGAATTATCAGCAAGAAGATGGTGCGGTAATCATTCCTGAAGCTTTGCGACCGTACATGCACGGTATGGAAGTGATTACTCCCCAGTTTGAGGTGAAGTGAATGGATAGAGTTGGTGTGGGTATCGTGGGTTTTGGCTTTATAGGTCGAATCCATGCGCTGGCTTTTTCGTCTTTGCCGTACTATTACCATGGTTTGCCTCTTTTACCCGAGATAAGGGGTATTTGTACTTTGCGTCCTGAAACTGCACGCAAAGCCCAGGAAGAAACAGGGGTTCCCTTTGTTACTTCGACCTTTGAAGAACTTGTTGAGCGTAAGGATATAGATATCGTCGTAGTTGCTGTGCCAAACGCCTTGCATCGCCGTGTAGTGGAGAGAGCCGCTTTGTGTGGTAAAGCAGTGTACTGCGATAAGCCACTGGCTGCCAACCTTGATGAGGCTTCTTCCATGTGGCAGGTGGTCAAGAATTCTGGCATCCCTTTTGGCATGGCTTTTCAAAATCGTTTTGCTCCTGCCATTTTGAAAGCTAAATCCCTTCTTGAAGAGGGTCGTCTGGGACGCATTTTCAGAATTAGAGCCCTGTATCTCCACTCCGGGTACATAAATCCGGAACGGCCGATAAGCTGGAGAATGCAAAAAGAGCTGGCTGGTGGAGGCGCACTCGCTGACCTGGGTTCACACCTTATTGACCTCATTCATTTTCTGGTGGGCGATTTTCAGCTTCTTTCAGCCTGGGGAGAAACTTTTATAAAAGAGCGACCCAGTCTGGATGATGCCTTAAAAAAGGAAAGGGTAACGGTTGATGACTGGGCGTTAATCGATTTTCGCCTGAGCGAAGGGGGATGGGGAAGTATCGAGTGTAGCCGTTTCGCAACTGGTTCCTGCGACGAACTACGCATAGAAATAGAAGGGAGCAAAGGAGCGCTACGCTATAACTCTATGCAACCCAACTTTCTCGAATTTTACGACACTCAAGACCCTGGAGGTGCTCTGGGAGGACAGAGAGGGTTTAAGGCTCTGGAAGTTGTGCAACAGTATCCTCCACCCAGTGCTCTGCCTGGCAAATTTGCAGTAGGGTGGGTTCGCTCCCATATTGCCTGTGTTCATGACTTCATACTGCGGTTAAGCGGCAGGGAGAGTTTTGGTGCAACCATTGATGATGGCCTACGGGTTCAGGAAGTACTGCATTCAGCTTACACTTTGATGGGGCTCTAGTTGCTCTGTGGCAAAGGAATAAGTTGAAAAAAGCGCGGGTAGTTACTATAATGAAATAAGCTTGGAGAGGTGTCCGAACTGGCAAGGAGCCGGTCTTGAAAACCGGTTAAGGCCGCAAGGCTGTGCGGGTTCGAGTCCCGCCCTCTCCGCCAGTTTTCAGAAGTCAGTCATCTTTGCTTGTCCTTTTATTTGTCTTATGGGGAAAACTATTGCTATCGCCAACCAAAAAGGTGGAGTGGGAAAGACTACAACTGCTATCAACTTGGGAGCTTGTCTTGCAGAGCTTGGCAAGAGAGTTTTGCTTGTGGATATAGACCCACAGGGGAATACCACCAGTGGGCTGGGTTTTAACCGGGCAGATATCGACCACTGTGTTTACGACCTTCTTTTGGGAAATGCCAGCCCTGGAGAGGTTTTAAAGAAAACATCTCTCCAGGGCTTTTTTTTAGTGCCTGCGACAATTCGGCTGGCTGGAGCCGAAGTGGAACTGGTCTCTATGGTGGGTCGTGAAAATCGGCTCAAGGAAGCTATGAAGACCCTGAACCAGGATTTTGATTTTGTCCTCATTGATTGTCCCCCTTCCTTGGGTCTTTTAACGCTCAATGCTCTTGCCTGGGCAACAGATGTGCTGGTTCCTATTCAGTGTGAATATTACGCTCTTGAAGGACTGGGCCAGCTAACTAATACTCTGAATATGGTGCGAAACTTTCTAAATCCTTCTCTAAAGTTGTTTGGAGTTTTGCTTACCATGTTTGATGTGCGGACTGCTCTCTCTCAGCAGGTGGGAGAGGAGGTAAGGAGGGTTTTCAAGGAAAAAGTGTTCAGAACCGTTATTCCAAGAAATGTGCGGCTGAGTGAAGCCCCCAGTCATGGTTTGCCCATTATCCTTTATGATAACAGCTCAAAAGGCGCCATGGCTTATCGAGAACTTGCCCGGGAGGTCTTAGAGAGGAATGAGTAGGAAGGCTTTGGGCAAGGGGCTTGGAGCATTAATACCTGGGGTTGGCACTCTTGGAGCACGCACCATTCAAGAGGTTGAAATAGAGCGTATTCGAGAGAATCCATTGCAACCCCGGAAAGAGTTTACGGAAGAGGGACTTGCCGAACTTACGCAGTCGATTTTGAGTTATGGCATTTTACAGCCACTTCTGGTCAGAAGATTGAACGAAGAGGAATTTGAGCTTATTGCGGGGGAAAGGCGTCTGAGGGCCGCCAAAAGGGCTGGTTTAAAGACGGTTCCAGTTATCGTTGAAGAAGCGGAAGAAAGCAAAAAGCTGGAGCTTGCTCTGGTTGAGAACCTTCAGAGAGAAGACTTAAATCCTATCGAGATGGCTGAAGGCTTGCAAAGATTGATCGATGATTTCGGCCTGACCCATGAAGAGGTAGCCCAGCGAGTTGGTAAAAATCGTTCCACCATTTCCAATTTGCTTCGTTTGCTTTCTCTTCCTGAGCCGGTTAAAGAGAAAGTGCGTCAGGGTAAGATTTCGGTTGGTCATGCCAAGGCTCTCCTGAGTCTTGAGGATGAAAAAGAGCAGGTAGAATTAGCCCAGAACATCGTTGAAAAATCTCTTTCGGTCAGGGAAGTTGAGAAAAAGGTTAAAGAACTGAGCAAGAGAAAAGCTGCTTCTGCTTTAAAGTTTAGAGGTGTGATTTCTTTTGTTGAGGAAGAGAAAAGTGTGGAAGAACTTTTAACCCGTTTCCTGGGAGCCCGGGTTCAGGTGGGAGGAGGAAAAATCGTCATTCATTATCACAGCGAAGAAGAATTGCGTCGCCTTTATTCTCTGATTACTGAAAGTTATATAAAGTGAGGGGATGGGGTTTTGCTTGGTAAAAAGAAGCATTTCACTGTTTTCTGGTATTCTCCTAAGGAGGGGTATTTTAAAAAAATTCATTTACGCTGGCAACTGGTTTTCTGGGCTTTGGTAGTATTTGTTGTGGGGGTCGGGGCTGGAGTAGGTGGGGTTTTGTGGTATCAGAGCAGGATGCGCAGGGAGCTTTGTTATGCTGTTGAGCGGGCAGAAAGTTTAAAGAAAGAGATAATACTTCTTGAGAACCAGAAAAGAGAGCAGGAAGAGCGGTTACAGGCCTTAAATCAGAAAGCACAGAATATTTTGCAAGAGCTTTCTGCGTTGCGTGAGCTGGACCAGAAAGTGCGCACTTTGCTTGAGAAAGACCTGCAGTCTCGTTTCAACAAAATAGGTATTAATCTTTCTCTTGCCGGAGCTTCTCCAGAGATTTACGTACCTCTTGACCGGTTTATGGAAATGGGATTTCCGCTTTTTGTGGTTGGTGCAGGTGGTCCACTTTTCATGGAGTTTCCTTCTGCGACTTTGCCGGTTTTACCGCGAGTGGTGGATCCCACTTTTGCTCAGCGTTCTCGGATGCTTGATGATACGTTGTCCTGGATGCAGGCAGAAATTTTGGCTCGTCAGCATTCTTTTGAGGAAATTTTACAAGTGATTCAGCGTAAAGAGGAACTGCTTAATCTGGTACCTATGCGCTGGCCAACCTGGGGTCGGATTTCTTCAAACTTTGGTTGGCGTAAAGACCCCTTCACCGGTCTGCGTGCTTGGCATACGGGTGTAGATATTGCAGCTCCTCTGGGAAGGAACGTGGTGAGCACTGCAGAAGGTAAGGTGGTTTTTGCGGGCTGGAACGGCAATTATGGAAAATGTGTAATTGTAAGGCATCAGTTTGGATATGAAACGGTTTATGGACATCTTTCCCAGATTCTGGTGAGGGTTGGAGATCAGGTTAAGAAGAACCAGATTATCGGTAAGGTTGGAAGTACAGGAAGAAGTACTGGTCCGCATCTTCATTATGAGGTGCGAAGATATGGAAAAGTCATTAATCCTTGGCCATATTTGCCTTGAGTTTGGGAACTAAAATCCAGGAGTAGATATATAAAATTCACTGATAATCTTCCGCTCAGTCCTGATGCTGGAAAGGAGGTAGCTCGATGAGCAGAAGAGTTTGGTTTGTAAGTGTGGGGATTCTGGTTTTGGTTTTTACACTGCTTTTTGTCTTGGGTTCTTCGGCTTTTTCTCTGGTTTCCAAAGTTACCATTGAAAGTGTGGATTTGCAGAGAGTTGCTGGCGAAGATTTTGTTACCATTTACTTTAAGGTGCTGAGTGAGGGGCAGGGTGAGAAAGTTTATCTTCAAGCATCCACTGATTACGAAAATGATGAATATTTTACTCCTCCTCTTGAATTTACCTGTACCCAAGGAGAGCAGGTTTTCACGGTCACTCTGCGTAAGAGTGACTTTGTGCTGATTGACAAAACTAAAAATATTGAAGAAGAGTTGCCCCAGTTTGTGCCTGAGAGAGAATTGGTGGTTTATGTGTATGAGAGAAAGCTCTCTGAAGAAGACGAAAGTTTAACCGAGGACGCTAAAAAGGAAATCAAAGAAAAAGGTTACGCTTTGCGAGGCATTCTTGCCAAGGCCACAGTAAGCATAAAGTTTGAAAGCGGGCAAAAAGAAGAGGCGGGGAGTTGACCCGCCTCTTCTTTATAGCTTGTCTATGTCGGGAACACTCCCATCTTTGAGGCGGTAAAGCATTTCTCCTGCTCGGTGTACAACCAGAATTCCTTCCTCTTCACGATTCTCATATTTTGAAATATCGATGCTTCTATAATCCAGATATCCCAGATTTATCTTTTCGCAAACTTCTCGGGGAATACCGGTAGCCAGTATGACCTCTATCCGGGGGTATTCTTTCCCATCGATATACTTTCCTATGCCCTTTACGTGTGTGGAGTGAGCCAGCACACTCCATGGATAATGGTAATATTTATCCCACTGTTTTACAAAGAAGTCTCTTACGTGATAACCAATTTCCTTTAGATATCTGCCGTGAGTTACCGAGATTTCTTTGATATGAGGAGCATAGATGATTAAGGTTCCTCCATCCGCAACCACCGGCTCCAGCTTGTACATGCATTTTCCACCTACCCACAGCTCATTGTACATGGGTGGAGCTATGGATAAGACAGTGTGGAAGGCTCTTTCTTTCCATACGATATTCACCTGCGAAGAAAGATCTGCAGCTTTGCTCCAGGCTTCCTGGGGATCTCCCAGGAAAAGGCCACAGGGTTCTTCGCCACGCATTACCAGACACAATGCAGTGATGGGAATGTTTATGAAAGTAGCTGCCCTGTTGAGGATAGCCCGGGTGGGGGTTTCCTTATGTCCAATTGTTTTGGGGTTGGTAATAAGTGCTGCAAGCCAGTGGTATTTGTCTATGATTTCGGCTCCCGAAATCCCTGGGAAGAGATATTTATATCCTCCTGAGAACCCAACCACTTCGTGCGGAAACACAGGTCCTATGATGAGAAGCTCGTCATAGTTAAACACCAGGCGATTTATAGTTACTGGAATCTCTTCTTCAAGCAACCCTCCCGAGATTTCTTTTACTTCCTCTTTGGATATGGTGCCCACTTTCTCCAGCTCTTCGGGATTTTGAAAGTGGTGATTAAAAACTCTGGTGCCCAGGTTTTCTGCTTCTTTAAAAGTTACCCCCAGATGATTTCTAAGCTCCTGGTCGGTCATCGGTGGATGAGTTCCCAGAGCAATTATAAAGTCCAACTGCCTGGTTCTGGGTAAGAGGTGTTTGATGAGTGCCTCGAATATATCTTTCATGGGTAAGGTGCGAGTGGCATCAGGAATGATGGCCAGTATTTTTTTGTTGCTTGCAGGATAGGTTTGTAACGCTTCAATCAGAATTTCTCTGAACTCGTGGGGATTAAAATTGTTTTCCGGTTTTTCCCGGCTAAAGAGCAACATGGCTCATTCCTCCCATATAGTATGAAAGACCCCTTCTTTATCAACCCGCTGGTAGGTGTGGGCTCCAAAGAAATCTCGTTGGGCCTGGATAAGGTTTGCCGGCAGATTTTCACTTTTCCAGGAATCAAGATAGGCCAGAGAAGTACTCAGGACTGACGCCGGGATTTCTTTTTCGATAGATAGGGCAACTATTTCCCGGAGCTTCGGCGTTCGTCTTTGGATTTCGTTAAGGAAAGTGGGCGAGAAAAGAAGGATTTCTCCTTCTCCATTCTGGAGAGCTTGCTGTATTTGGTTGAGCATCCGTGCTCGCAGTATGCAACCTCCTTTCCAGATGCGAACCACCTCAGGGAGACTTAGTCCATACTGCATTTCTTGAGAAGCCACTTTTAAAAGGTGCAGTCCCTCACTGAAAGCAACCACCATGCTTACAAAAAGGGCATCTTTGATTTTTTCTTTGTGCTGTTCATCGAAGTTGATTGGTGCTGCCTCTTTGTTTTTCCAGAGCGATGCAAATTGAACCCTTTCCTGTTTAAAAGAAGAAATGGTACGAGCAATTACAGATTGGTTGATGACTGGGGTGGGCACTCCAAAGTCAAAAGCAGTTTGAGAGGTCCATTTTCCCGTCCCTTTCTGTTCTGCCTGATCCAGAATCAACTCTACCAGGGGTTTTCGGGTTTCCGGATCACTGACTTTAAATATTTTGGCAGTTATCTCAATGAGATAGGAGGCAATTTCTGATTGATTGAATTCTTCAAATATTTTTCCGATTGCCTCGCTGGAGAGACGATATGCTTTACGGAGCAAGTCATATGCCTCGGCAATGGCTTGCATGAAAGCATATTCAATGCCGTTGTGAACCATTTTAACGAAATGGCCTGCTGAGCGAGGCCCGAGATAAGTACAACAGGGTCCATCTTCTACCTGAGCTGCCGCTTTTTCGAAGATTTCTTTTACCAATGCATAACCTTCCTCGTGGCCTCCAGGCATGATGGATGGGCCATGCAATGCACCATATTCTCCACCGCTTATTCCTGTACCCAGGAAAAGCAATCCTTGCTTTTCCACCTTTTTTATACGCCGTTCGGTATCCTGGTAAAAAGAGTTGCCGCCGTCTATGATGAGGTCTCCAGGTTCAAGGAGTTCCAAAAGTTTGTCAATGAATTCGTCAACTGCTGCTCCTGCTTTGACCATTAACATCGCTTTACGAGGCTTTTTGAGAGAAGCGACGAATTCTTTCAGGGTGTAAGTGGGTACGATTGATTCCTTTTCAACTCTTTTCATCAGTTCGTCGGTTCGGGAAGCTGTGCGGTTGAATACTGCTACCTGAAAACCCTTGCGAGCAATATTCAGGGCTAAGTTTTGTCCCATAACCGCCATTCCAATTATGCCAATATCGCAGGAACCGTGCATGATTTACCTCCTTCCAGTTTTACAGAGGACAGCTGGAACACATTTGGACTTTTCTTTATTATATCAATCGCAATTCGGAAAGCAGATTCTTAAGGTAGGTGGAAGTTTGCCTGGCTGCTCCAAGAAAACTGGGTTTTTGGATTATTTCTGCCGAAATAAAGCCCTGATAGTTTATTTCCTGCAGGGCTTGCAGTAGAGGTTTGAAGTCCAAATGCCCAAATCCCGGTGCCCAGCGGTTGCTGTCAGCAATGTGAAAGTGCCAGAGTCGCTGGTTTGCCTTTACAATGCTCTGGTAGAGATTCACCTCCTCTATGTTCATGTGAAAGCTGTCAGCGAGGATACCAATGTTGTCTACTCCAAGTTCCTGAAGGAACTGTAAGGTCTCTTCAATGGTGTGCAGGAAATTTACTTCGTAGCGATTGAGGGGCTCAACGACTATTTTCACGCCCTTTTTCTGGGCCAACTTACCACAGTCGATGAGAGCTTTTTTAAAGCGTTCCAAAGCTTCGTTTCTCTTTTCTTTTTCTGTTTCGGTGGGAAGGTTGCCACGCAGGAGGCCAACGATCACTATGCTGTTCAAGTGGCTGGCAAAAAGAATGTGTTCTTTAAGGCGAGCAACAGCTTTTTCCCATATTTTGTTGTTGAGACTGCTCAGACTTAATCCTTCTTCAATAAAAGCTTGCCCGGTTCCTATGGCTGGGACTGCCAATTCCAGCTCTTTCACGGTGTTGATTATCTTTTCCTGGTCAATGCTTTGAGGGTCTCTTATGGCGAGTTCTATTCCTTCATAACCCAGGCTTTTAAGGGTGGAAGCGATATCCTGAAACGACTCTCCGAAGGCTATGGCTCCAAACTGCGTTTTCTGGATGGAAACTGCGAAACTGGTTTTCATGTTTTCTCACTCCTTTCTATTTTGAGGAGGAGCGCAGGTTTTGCGAATGACGAGCTTGGGTGGGAAAACAATTTGCTGACGAAGGCCTTTCTTTTGGGGGTCGAGTATTTTATCTATGAGTATTTTTCCGCTCAGGGCGCCTAACTCAGGTATTGATTGCGAAATGGTGGTTAGCTGAATGGACTTGATGGCACTAAGAGGTATGTCATCAAAGCCTATTACCGAAATTTCCTGTGGAACTTCAACTCCGTGCTCTCGACAGGCTTCAATGAGTCCTATGGCCATGTTGTCGTTGGCGCAGAAGACTGCGGTGGGACGATTTTCTCTCAGACTCAGCATTTTTATCCCTTCCTGGTATCCTCCTTCCATTCTGAATTCGCCGCAAAAGAGATATTCTTCATGTACAGGAAGTCCACTTTCCATCAATGCTTTTTTGTAACCTTCGAAGCGATCGAAATTGGAAGAGGTACTCCAGCGCCCGCCCAGGTAAGCAATTTTCTCATGCCCTAAGGATATGAGGTATTTGGTGGCTACATACCCTCCCTGAACGTTGTCCACCATGACGTAGTCATAAAGCTCTCGTTCCTGGGGAAGGCGGGATACAAACACAAATGGTATATCGGCCTCCTTCAGTTCCTGTAGGAGGTGAATGTTGTCGCTGTCCATCTGAGTAGCAGCAAGGATGATACCGTCCACCTTTTTATCGATGAGAGAGCGCACATAGAACTCTTCCTCTTCTTTTCTACCATCGGTGCTACAGAGGAAAATATAATACTGGTGAGCTCGACACACTTCTTCGATGCTTTTGACCATGACTGCATAGAAGGGGTTAGTTATATCAGAAACCACTACTCCTATGATGCCAGTTTTTCGAATGTTTAGCGCCCTGGCCATAGGGTTGGGACGATAGTTGGTGGCCCTAATCACAGAAAGCACTCTTTCTCGGGTTCTTGGAGCAACTTTTTCTGGATTGTTTAAGACCCGGGATACAGTGGCCTTAGACACTCCGGCTTTTTGAGCTATATCATTTATGGTTAAAGATTTTTTTTGTCTACCACTCATATGCATCCTCACATTCGTGAAACTACTTTCAATAAAATCTCTTTTCCCATTATATAGCTTTACGAAAATAAAGCAAGCTCTTAAAGGGTGTTTTTGTTGTGTTTGGCTTCAAAAGTGCCTTGTAGCTTATTATTTGTATTTTTAATTTTCATTTTTCTTTCCTCTTGACAGATTCCGATTTTCTCTTTATACTGAAACCAGTTTCACAAAGAGAAGGGAGATGTCATTATGAAGGCGGTAAGGCTTCATGCTAAATGGGATCCTCGATCCGATTTTAAGCTCGGTAACAAAGACATTGAAGGTAAGGTAAGCTGGTTAGGAAGCAAAGTCTGGCGATATCCCGAAGCGAAGGTAGAGGAGCTTCCAGAACCCAAGATTAAAAGACCTTCTGAAGTTCTCATTAAAGTGCGGGCTTGTGGCATATGTGGTAGCGATGTGCACATGGCACAAAGTGATGAAAATGGTTACATTCTCTATCCGGGTCTTACTGGTTTCCCAGCTGTTTTGGGGCATGAATTCTCAGGAGAAGTGGTGGAAGCAGGTCCAGAAGCTATTAACCGCAGAAATAACCAACCCTTCACCCCTGGTGAACCGGTTACAGCAGAAGAAATGCTCTGGTGTGGATACTGTCGGCAC
This portion of the Thermatribacter velox genome encodes:
- a CDS encoding ParA family protein, which encodes MGKTIAIANQKGGVGKTTTAINLGACLAELGKRVLLVDIDPQGNTTSGLGFNRADIDHCVYDLLLGNASPGEVLKKTSLQGFFLVPATIRLAGAEVELVSMVGRENRLKEAMKTLNQDFDFVLIDCPPSLGLLTLNALAWATDVLVPIQCEYYALEGLGQLTNTLNMVRNFLNPSLKLFGVLLTMFDVRTALSQQVGEEVRRVFKEKVFRTVIPRNVRLSEAPSHGLPIILYDNSSKGAMAYRELAREVLERNE
- a CDS encoding RtcB family protein, with the protein product MGEEWKGPLRKVDEWRWLIPRDYKKGMRTDGLIYASERMIRDIRKDQAPEQVANVACLPGIVGKSLAMPDIHWGYGFPIGGVAATRVEDGVISPGGVGFDINCGVRMLVTSLEEKEVRPVLDRLLRVLFRNIPSGVGSEGRISFSVSELRKVMEQGAQYIVKRGWGLPEDTECTEEQGAMPGANPDKVSQKAIERGKDQLGSLGSGNHFLEIEVVETVFRPDVAEMFGLFKSQVVVMIHTGSRGFGHQICTDSLNVMQSAMRKYGISLPDRQLACAPFNSEEGKAYFESMVCAANFAWANRQLITHWVRESFEEVFGKSAQELGIRVLYDVAHNIAKLEEHEVEGEKAKVVVHRKGATRAFGPEHPVLPQRYRNIGQPVLIPGDMGTGSFVLVGTERAMQETFGSTCHGAGRMMSRSEADRRSRGRDIAQEMEAKGVLVLAESKATLREEIPEAYKDVSQVVEVVDRAGLSRKVVYARPLGVIKG
- a CDS encoding ParB/RepB/Spo0J family partition protein → MSRKALGKGLGALIPGVGTLGARTIQEVEIERIRENPLQPRKEFTEEGLAELTQSILSYGILQPLLVRRLNEEEFELIAGERRLRAAKRAGLKTVPVIVEEAEESKKLELALVENLQREDLNPIEMAEGLQRLIDDFGLTHEEVAQRVGKNRSTISNLLRLLSLPEPVKEKVRQGKISVGHAKALLSLEDEKEQVELAQNIVEKSLSVREVEKKVKELSKRKAASALKFRGVISFVEEEKSVEELLTRFLGARVQVGGGKIVIHYHSEEELRRLYSLITESYIK
- the serS gene encoding serine--tRNA ligase, giving the protein MLDWKWAREHPEVVEESLRKRGMEPELFRELVGIDERRRSLQQEVDALRAERNRLSKQIGQYKREGHDPSQLLAEVQEISEKVKELETLLKEVEEEWKAKLLLLPNLPHESVPVGRDEADNQEVKRWGEIPAFTFQPRPHWEIGEGLGIIDFERAAKIASSRFAVLWKAGAMLERALINFMLDVHTQKHGYTEVFPPFLVNTQAMIGTGQLPKFYEDLYHCQDDLHLIPTAEVPVTNLHSNEILREEDLPLRYVAYSACFRREAGSYGKDVRGLIRQHQFNKVELVKFTRPEESYQELETLLQDAEEILRLLGLPYRVVVLCTGDLGFAAAKTYDIEVWIPSQNRYREISSCSNFEDFQARRANIRYRLKNGSLGYVHTLNGSGLAVGRTLVAILENYQQEDGAVIIPEALRPYMHGMEVITPQFEVK
- the gndA gene encoding NADP-dependent phosphogluconate dehydrogenase, with the translated sequence MHGSCDIGIIGMAVMGQNLALNIARKGFQVAVFNRTASRTDELMKRVEKESIVPTYTLKEFVASLKKPRKAMLMVKAGAAVDEFIDKLLELLEPGDLIIDGGNSFYQDTERRIKKVEKQGLLFLGTGISGGEYGALHGPSIMPGGHEEGYALVKEIFEKAAAQVEDGPCCTYLGPRSAGHFVKMVHNGIEYAFMQAIAEAYDLLRKAYRLSSEAIGKIFEEFNQSEIASYLIEITAKIFKVSDPETRKPLVELILDQAEQKGTGKWTSQTAFDFGVPTPVINQSVIARTISSFKQERVQFASLWKNKEAAPINFDEQHKEKIKDALFVSMVVAFSEGLHLLKVASQEMQYGLSLPEVVRIWKGGCILRARMLNQIQQALQNGEGEILLFSPTFLNEIQRRTPKLREIVALSIEKEIPASVLSTSLAYLDSWKSENLPANLIQAQRDFFGAHTYQRVDKEGVFHTIWEE
- a CDS encoding peptidoglycan DD-metalloendopeptidase family protein — its product is MLGKKKHFTVFWYSPKEGYFKKIHLRWQLVFWALVVFVVGVGAGVGGVLWYQSRMRRELCYAVERAESLKKEIILLENQKREQEERLQALNQKAQNILQELSALRELDQKVRTLLEKDLQSRFNKIGINLSLAGASPEIYVPLDRFMEMGFPLFVVGAGGPLFMEFPSATLPVLPRVVDPTFAQRSRMLDDTLSWMQAEILARQHSFEEILQVIQRKEELLNLVPMRWPTWGRISSNFGWRKDPFTGLRAWHTGVDIAAPLGRNVVSTAEGKVVFAGWNGNYGKCVIVRHQFGYETVYGHLSQILVRVGDQVKKNQIIGKVGSTGRSTGPHLHYEVRRYGKVINPWPYLP
- a CDS encoding lactate racemase domain-containing protein, which produces MLLFSREKPENNFNPHEFREILIEALQTYPASNKKILAIIPDATRTLPMKDIFEALIKHLLPRTRQLDFIIALGTHPPMTDQELRNHLGVTFKEAENLGTRVFNHHFQNPEELEKVGTISKEEVKEISGGLLEEEIPVTINRLVFNYDELLIIGPVFPHEVVGFSGGYKYLFPGISGAEIIDKYHWLAALITNPKTIGHKETPTRAILNRAATFINIPITALCLVMRGEEPCGLFLGDPQEAWSKAADLSSQVNIVWKERAFHTVLSIAPPMYNELWVGGKCMYKLEPVVADGGTLIIYAPHIKEISVTHGRYLKEIGYHVRDFFVKQWDKYYHYPWSVLAHSTHVKGIGKYIDGKEYPRIEVILATGIPREVCEKINLGYLDYRSIDISKYENREEEGILVVHRAGEMLYRLKDGSVPDIDKL
- a CDS encoding Gfo/Idh/MocA family protein encodes the protein MDRVGVGIVGFGFIGRIHALAFSSLPYYYHGLPLLPEIRGICTLRPETARKAQEETGVPFVTSTFEELVERKDIDIVVVAVPNALHRRVVERAALCGKAVYCDKPLAANLDEASSMWQVVKNSGIPFGMAFQNRFAPAILKAKSLLEEGRLGRIFRIRALYLHSGYINPERPISWRMQKELAGGGALADLGSHLIDLIHFLVGDFQLLSAWGETFIKERPSLDDALKKERVTVDDWALIDFRLSEGGWGSIECSRFATGSCDELRIEIEGSKGALRYNSMQPNFLEFYDTQDPGGALGGQRGFKALEVVQQYPPPSALPGKFAVGWVRSHIACVHDFILRLSGRESFGATIDDGLRVQEVLHSAYTLMGL